The proteins below are encoded in one region of Equus caballus isolate H_3958 breed thoroughbred chromosome 18, TB-T2T, whole genome shotgun sequence:
- the ICOS gene encoding inducible T-cell costimulator isoform X2, translating to MKSNLCYFFLFCFQVEALTGKIGDSAKSDMFIAHDGGVQILCKYPETVRQFKMQLLKGMQPLCNLTRMEESGNTVSVKNLQLCQSQLSNSSVSFFLYNLDRSHASYYSCKLLIFDPPPFQEIVSTEYLHIYESQLCCQLKLWLPIGCAAFLVVYIFACVLICCLVKKKPRPSVHDPNSEYMFMAAVNTAKKPRLADVSRHLELSGTQA from the exons GGAAAATTGGTGATTCTGCCAAGTCGGACATGTTTATAGCTCATGACGGGGGTGTCCAAATTTTATGCAAATATCCTGAGACCGTCCGGCAGTTTAAAATGCAGTTGCTGAAGGGGATGCAACCACTTTGCAACCTCACGAGGATGGAGGAGAGTGGAAACACGGTGTCCGTCAAGAACCTGCAGCTCTGCCAGTCTCAGCTGTCCAACAGCAGCGTCTCTTTCTTCCTGTATAACCTGGACCGTTCTCATGCCAGCTACTACTCCTGCAAACTCCTCATTTTTGATCCTCCTCCTTTTCAAGAGATTGTTAGCAcagaatatttgcatatttatg AATCACAGCTCTGTTGCCAGCTGAAGCTCTGGTTGCCCATAGGATGTGCGGCTTTTCTGGTGGTCTACATTTTTGCCTGTGTCCTTATATGTTGCCTTGTAAAAAAG aagcctcgCCCCAGTGTGCACGACCCTAATAGTGAATACATGTTCATGGCTGCGGTGAACACGGCTAAGAAGCCTAGACTCGCAG ATGTGAGCCGTCATTTGGAACTCTCTGGCACCCAGGCGTGA